A genomic segment from Kyrpidia tusciae DSM 2912 encodes:
- a CDS encoding DHA2 family efflux MFS transporter permease subunit produces the protein MPRASLEKAGQSHEPAAHRWLVFISVVIGTFMVNVDSSIVNVAVPVLQRDFHVGPGALQWVISGYLLVVTAMLPMIGGMSDRTDRRTCYIAGVTVFSLGSALCAWSTDVDQLIVFRLVQALGGAAIMGNVMSIISYTFPAGQRGRPLGLVNSVVAAGTIVGPALGGALTAAVGWKSIFWVNIPLGMISIVMSLAFLRRMSTNRSMARFDWMGSLWFFVAMAGTLLFLSNGNSWGWMSGRSIMAGGLSIGAWLLFMMRESRIREPLIDLRLFRSARFAIGNVAGYLSYVIMMFPTFILPLFLHQVMHEPIAHVGLLMTSQAVAMILISPVAGWLTDKYGPKWPTTVGMAIVTAALLWMAGFGSGTSKPAVVAAQALFGLGMGLFTAPNNVSILESVPVAQTGLIGSLLATIRNFGRVSGVALAVVLLETAIGTSSHYSESALVIGSRIAFGSAAILGAVATLLISTRMAASSKTTVI, from the coding sequence ATGCCAAGGGCATCGCTCGAAAAAGCCGGACAGTCACACGAACCGGCAGCACATCGATGGTTGGTGTTTATCAGTGTCGTGATCGGTACGTTCATGGTCAATGTGGACAGCAGTATTGTTAACGTGGCGGTGCCGGTGTTACAGCGGGATTTTCATGTTGGGCCAGGGGCCTTACAGTGGGTCATTTCCGGGTATCTGCTCGTGGTCACCGCCATGTTGCCAATGATTGGCGGAATGTCTGATCGGACCGATCGACGAACATGTTATATTGCCGGGGTGACCGTTTTCAGCTTAGGATCCGCTTTGTGTGCATGGTCGACCGATGTGGACCAACTGATCGTTTTTCGCCTTGTTCAGGCGCTGGGTGGCGCGGCCATTATGGGCAACGTTATGTCGATCATTTCATACACATTTCCGGCCGGTCAACGCGGGAGACCTCTTGGCTTGGTCAACAGTGTTGTGGCTGCAGGGACCATCGTCGGTCCTGCGCTGGGAGGTGCCTTGACGGCGGCCGTTGGCTGGAAATCCATTTTCTGGGTGAACATTCCGCTCGGCATGATTTCTATCGTGATGAGCCTCGCATTCTTGAGGCGCATGTCCACGAATCGTTCCATGGCGCGATTTGACTGGATGGGCTCGTTGTGGTTCTTTGTTGCCATGGCGGGAACGCTTCTTTTTTTGTCGAATGGGAACAGTTGGGGATGGATGAGCGGCAGGAGCATCATGGCGGGTGGTCTAAGCATCGGAGCATGGCTTCTGTTCATGATGCGCGAATCGCGTATTCGCGAACCTCTTATCGACCTGCGGCTGTTCCGTTCCGCCCGGTTTGCCATTGGGAACGTCGCAGGTTATCTTTCGTATGTCATCATGATGTTCCCCACGTTCATTCTGCCGTTGTTCCTTCACCAGGTGATGCACGAGCCGATAGCGCATGTCGGATTGCTCATGACGTCCCAAGCTGTTGCGATGATCCTGATTTCCCCGGTGGCGGGTTGGTTGACAGACAAATATGGCCCGAAATGGCCGACGACGGTCGGCATGGCAATCGTGACCGCGGCTTTGCTGTGGATGGCGGGGTTCGGAAGCGGCACTTCGAAGCCGGCCGTCGTCGCGGCACAGGCCCTGTTTGGCCTGGGGATGGGCTTGTTTACCGCCCCGAACAACGTGTCGATTCTGGAGAGTGTGCCGGTGGCGCAAACCGGGCTCATCGGGAGTCTGCTGGCCACCATACGAAACTTTGGACGGGTGTCCGGTGTGGCGCTTGCCGTCGTGTTGCTTGAGACGGCGATCGGAACATCCTCTCATTACAGTGAATCGGCGCTCGTTATCGGTTCGAGGATCGCGTTCGGGAGTGCCGCGATCCTTGGTGCCGTGGCCACGTTGCTCATTTCGACGCGCATGGCGGCATCGTCGAAAACGACAGTCATCTGA
- a CDS encoding PadR family transcriptional regulator has protein sequence MEFNSKQNRHLPAFLLLFLLDGEVHGGALWNRIRTMLPEEWNIDSGAVYRVLRDLEQRGSVQSTWSMDESGPPKRVYCITDAGKQELMWWRKDIQLRKQNLESFLQMIDKHIRAGALKLEGDGNGE, from the coding sequence ATGGAGTTCAATTCGAAACAGAACCGCCATTTGCCCGCTTTTTTGCTTTTATTTTTGTTGGATGGAGAAGTGCACGGCGGGGCGCTGTGGAACCGCATCAGGACAATGCTACCCGAAGAGTGGAACATCGACAGTGGTGCCGTATACAGGGTCTTGAGAGACCTTGAACAGCGTGGCTCGGTGCAATCGACGTGGAGTATGGATGAATCGGGCCCTCCCAAGCGCGTCTACTGTATCACCGATGCAGGGAAACAAGAATTGATGTGGTGGCGCAAGGACATCCAGTTGCGTAAGCAAAACTTGGAGTCCTTTTTGCAAATGATTGATAAGCACATCCGAGCGGGCGCGTTAAAACTGGAAGGAGACGGAAATGGAGAGTAA
- a CDS encoding class II aldolase/adducin family protein: MDNVSRAKTELIQASRALRDAGLMFRGYHANLSARISEDAMILTKGGNVDHLDEDSFAVVRIDGTVLEGEVAPAQAEIIHMHAAVYRERASVGSVIHTHAPHATVFAVAHQPIPIVYEPLVRFGVTETIPVLPWAPRGSDASVNGIIDIVKGHPGVSAVLLANHGVLVFSRSPVEAVQLLATLDEAAELILNARLIGGEKHLPNEAFGQIEQRMREFAGAEK; encoded by the coding sequence ATGGACAATGTCTCTCGGGCTAAAACCGAGTTGATTCAAGCGTCTCGGGCGTTGCGAGATGCCGGCTTGATGTTTCGCGGGTATCATGCCAACTTGTCGGCGCGGATCTCTGAAGATGCGATGATCTTGACAAAGGGCGGCAATGTTGACCATCTCGACGAGGACAGTTTTGCAGTGGTTCGCATCGACGGTACTGTCCTTGAGGGAGAAGTTGCTCCAGCCCAAGCGGAGATTATCCACATGCATGCCGCGGTCTATCGCGAGCGTGCTTCGGTCGGCAGCGTCATCCATACCCATGCGCCTCACGCCACAGTCTTTGCCGTCGCCCATCAACCGATTCCGATTGTTTACGAACCTTTGGTCCGCTTCGGAGTGACCGAAACCATTCCGGTCCTACCATGGGCGCCGCGGGGGTCGGACGCTTCGGTAAACGGCATTATCGACATTGTGAAGGGACACCCGGGTGTATCGGCGGTGCTCTTAGCGAATCACGGCGTGCTCGTGTTTTCGCGTAGCCCTGTTGAAGCGGTTCAATTGTTGGCCACTCTCGATGAGGCAGCCGAATTGATTTTGAACGCGCGGTTGATCGGCGGAGAAAAGCACCTGCCCAATGAGGCCTTTGGACAAATTGAACAGCGGATGCGAGAATTCGCTGGTGCCGAGAAGTAA
- a CDS encoding zinc ribbon domain-containing protein produces the protein MRLPYHESSRERNHEAKLDAVKKAFTDGGEPVVRGLRQLVEGIQVAEGIPPEVRKWSCPQCGTRHLRDENAALNGLAQVLEKLEVPCSGRLGRRHNQRRSNGAT, from the coding sequence ATGCGTCTACCATACCACGAATCATCGCGGGAAAGAAATCATGAGGCCAAGCTGGATGCTGTAAAAAAAGCGTTCACCGACGGCGGCGAACCGGTTGTACGGGGACTACGTCAATTGGTTGAGGGCATCCAGGTGGCGGAGGGGATTCCGCCGGAGGTGCGGAAATGGAGCTGTCCGCAGTGTGGGACGCGCCATCTCAGGGACGAGAACGCAGCCCTGAACGGGTTGGCGCAAGTGCTTGAAAAGCTAGAGGTGCCCTGCTCGGGCCGTTTGGGAAGGCGGCATAATCAACGGCGATCAAACGGGGCAACCTGA
- a CDS encoding polysaccharide deacetylase family protein, producing the protein MELEQHSGKTNQNLIPDLRGVRIDMNKHILPYGVAGLVFAVFLALIVLVGVIFLHQSEPHHVLITPTTPSLSAASTDNEPIRRSDYLGKSRYHYRNRVLVLMYHHIDPHEGAFTISPERFAAQMNALQQAGYHIIGLNKLLAFADSGAPVPDNAVVITFDDGYESFYKYAYPILRAHHYPATNFIIVQDTDAPNLNRKAIPHLTWLEMRKMQHDGMTFCNHTYNLHYLAVVDATGHQKPAAANAIFLPGKGRKETQQEYEARIRSDLALAEERLERELGPHPKALAFPYGAYNDTVLNVARSLGIRLFFTVKPGINPPDRTLLYRINAGTTALSAQGLLNVLRHYDQPTLTPTGSNM; encoded by the coding sequence ATGGAGTTGGAACAACATTCGGGGAAAACAAATCAAAACCTTATTCCCGATTTGAGAGGCGTGAGAATTGACATGAACAAACATATACTCCCATATGGTGTCGCAGGGCTCGTGTTCGCCGTTTTTCTCGCCTTAATCGTGCTAGTAGGCGTTATATTTCTCCATCAGAGTGAGCCGCATCACGTGTTGATCACCCCTACCACGCCTTCGTTGTCGGCGGCAAGCACCGACAACGAACCAATACGTCGGTCTGACTATCTCGGCAAGTCCCGATACCATTATCGCAACCGCGTCCTGGTGCTCATGTATCATCACATCGACCCGCATGAGGGTGCATTCACCATTTCCCCGGAGCGCTTCGCCGCCCAGATGAACGCGCTTCAGCAGGCAGGTTATCACATCATCGGACTGAACAAGCTTCTCGCCTTTGCCGATAGTGGCGCTCCGGTTCCAGATAATGCCGTGGTCATCACTTTCGACGATGGCTATGAAAGCTTTTACAAATACGCTTATCCGATCTTACGAGCTCACCACTATCCAGCTACAAATTTCATTATTGTACAAGATACCGATGCTCCAAACCTGAACCGCAAGGCCATCCCCCACCTTACTTGGTTGGAGATGAGGAAGATGCAGCACGACGGAATGACCTTTTGCAATCATACGTACAATCTTCATTATTTAGCGGTGGTCGATGCAACAGGACACCAAAAGCCGGCTGCCGCCAATGCAATTTTTTTACCAGGAAAGGGTAGGAAAGAGACTCAACAAGAGTATGAAGCGCGTATCCGCAGTGACCTTGCCCTGGCTGAGGAACGCCTCGAACGCGAACTCGGTCCGCATCCCAAAGCTTTGGCATTCCCATATGGGGCTTACAATGACACTGTGCTCAATGTAGCACGATCCTTGGGAATTCGACTCTTTTTTACCGTCAAACCGGGGATCAACCCACCCGATCGCACCCTCCTTTACCGTATCAACGCCGGAACCACGGCCCTCAGCGCTCAAGGCCTATTGAATGTGCTGCGTCACTATGATCAGCCGACTTTGACACCTACGGGTTCAAACATGTGA
- a CDS encoding polysaccharide deacetylase family protein has protein sequence MVMWRAAATLSLSLLVTGCWPAPRESSPPQPLPAQPQAQVPSNPPRAAAPHAVRTTTHDLQGGWEKTGRIDTPELRHRVADQFPQIVFYRGPRNVKQAALTFDDGPDVTYTTRILDILRREGIHATFFIVGQRAQAHPEMVRRIIAEGHAVGNHSWDHPNFTKLSIAEIRSELIRTNDLLRSLVGYTPDLFRPPYGELTPALVQTIGGMGFKIIDWSVDTRDWAGTPVPTIMNYVRKEITPGGIILEHCAGGRGERLDNTVEALPRIISNLRNQGYSFVTIPQLLHVSAKMEGS, from the coding sequence ATGGTCATGTGGCGCGCCGCTGCAACCTTATCTTTGTCGCTGCTTGTGACCGGATGTTGGCCGGCACCTCGGGAGTCTTCACCCCCGCAACCGTTACCCGCGCAACCACAAGCGCAAGTGCCGTCCAACCCGCCCCGGGCCGCTGCCCCTCACGCTGTTCGGACCACCACGCACGATCTACAAGGGGGGTGGGAAAAAACCGGCCGCATCGACACCCCGGAACTCCGCCATCGAGTGGCTGACCAATTTCCGCAAATCGTCTTTTATCGCGGTCCGAGGAATGTAAAACAAGCCGCTTTGACCTTCGACGACGGTCCTGACGTTACCTATACCACCCGCATCCTGGACATCTTGCGGCGGGAAGGGATTCACGCCACCTTCTTTATCGTTGGCCAGCGGGCCCAAGCCCATCCAGAGATGGTTCGGCGAATTATCGCCGAGGGGCATGCGGTGGGCAACCACTCTTGGGACCATCCCAACTTTACAAAACTGTCGATCGCTGAGATTCGGTCAGAACTGATACGTACGAACGATTTGCTCCGTTCGCTGGTTGGCTATACTCCGGACCTCTTCCGCCCACCCTATGGAGAACTGACGCCAGCTCTGGTCCAGACGATCGGCGGCATGGGCTTTAAAATCATCGACTGGAGCGTGGACACACGCGACTGGGCGGGCACCCCGGTCCCCACGATCATGAACTATGTCCGAAAGGAAATCACCCCTGGCGGTATCATTCTGGAACACTGCGCCGGTGGCCGCGGAGAACGCTTGGATAACACGGTGGAAGCGTTACCCCGGATCATCTCCAACTTGCGGAACCAAGGATATTCGTTCGTAACGATCCCTCAATTACTCCACGTTTCCGCGAAGATGGAAGGAAGTTAA
- a CDS encoding TerC family protein — MRTIVQVFMVNLVMSVDNIIVVAGIVRRSSHLVAIAVISTFTLTAVRTGLIAGLHRLPQVPGLQLALGGMVLGIACKMTHIPGTRGGSGPPLWQLLSSVVLADLALSVDNMMVLALISKDLATIAIGTGLSLLLLLSFLPIITRTMQQIPLLQIVAAGFVALLGVRAMLQDPLVDTRLQAGLPVPGGQQDLPPAVAAALVLYGIGNMVYQRGRRR; from the coding sequence ATGCGTACCATTGTGCAGGTGTTTATGGTCAATCTTGTCATGAGCGTGGACAACATCATCGTCGTCGCCGGGATTGTCCGGCGCTCCTCGCACCTCGTCGCCATTGCCGTCATATCGACGTTCACACTGACGGCCGTCCGGACCGGGCTGATCGCCGGACTGCACCGGTTACCCCAAGTTCCGGGCTTGCAACTGGCGTTGGGCGGCATGGTTCTCGGCATCGCGTGCAAAATGACCCATATCCCCGGCACCCGGGGAGGAAGCGGTCCGCCCTTGTGGCAACTTCTTTCTTCCGTCGTTCTGGCAGACCTGGCCCTGAGCGTCGACAACATGATGGTATTGGCACTCATATCCAAAGACTTAGCGACCATCGCGATTGGAACGGGTTTAAGTTTATTGCTGCTCCTGTCGTTTCTACCCATCATCACCAGAACCATGCAACAGATACCCCTGTTGCAAATCGTTGCGGCCGGTTTTGTTGCGCTGCTGGGAGTGCGTGCGATGTTGCAGGACCCATTGGTCGACACGCGGCTCCAAGCCGGCCTTCCTGTGCCGGGAGGGCAACAGGATCTTCCGCCGGCCGTTGCCGCTGCACTTGTCCTTTATGGGATCGGGAACATGGTTTATCAAAGGGGACGCCGCCGATGA
- a CDS encoding YlbF family regulator produces MNNLYDYAHGLARALRESEWHRKLEEARDRLQADPEARRDRGLPSSWMIFSGFLQRP; encoded by the coding sequence ATGAATAATCTGTATGACTACGCCCATGGTCTGGCGAGAGCACTTCGGGAAAGCGAGTGGCATCGGAAACTGGAAGAAGCGCGGGATCGACTGCAGGCCGATCCCGAAGCCCGGCGGGATCGAGGTTTGCCGTCATCATGGATGATATTCAGCGGATTCTTGCAGAGGCCGTGA
- a CDS encoding tyrosine-type recombinase/integrase, translating to MGAHQHVLQQMTEDLRLRGLSPNTVDVYTRAARIFLEFCKRPVDQLDVQDARRFLLFLICEKKRSAATVNVYNAAVRFLFAVTLNRTFNPLQIPRQKMPKTLPQVLSRPEIASILEHCHNLKHKALFALIYGSGLRVSEAAAIKTQHIDSRTMRVFVQGGKGAKDRYTVLSHTALQLLREYWKAYRPTHPEGWLFLGTYSLAHITSAAISRAFGDALKRAQISKEVSIHSLRHSFATHLLEDGVSLLQIKELLGHASIRSTTVYLHLANVTSGMLSPLDRPPSTDKGNISAHA from the coding sequence ATGGGAGCCCATCAGCACGTGCTTCAGCAGATGACGGAGGACCTTCGACTGCGAGGATTGTCACCGAACACCGTCGACGTCTATACCCGTGCCGCCCGGATCTTTCTCGAGTTTTGCAAACGTCCGGTGGATCAACTGGATGTCCAAGATGCCCGTCGGTTTCTGTTGTTCCTCATCTGCGAGAAAAAGCGCTCTGCGGCGACGGTCAACGTCTACAACGCGGCGGTGCGGTTTCTTTTTGCAGTCACTTTGAATCGTACCTTTAATCCTTTGCAAATTCCACGCCAGAAAATGCCGAAAACCCTCCCGCAGGTGTTGAGCCGCCCAGAGATCGCATCCATTCTGGAGCATTGCCACAACCTAAAGCACAAGGCGCTGTTTGCTTTGATCTACGGTTCTGGATTGCGCGTGAGCGAAGCGGCCGCCATCAAAACCCAACACATCGATTCCCGCACCATGCGGGTGTTTGTCCAAGGAGGCAAGGGAGCCAAGGACCGGTACACCGTGCTTTCCCACACCGCTCTGCAACTGTTGCGGGAGTACTGGAAAGCGTATCGTCCGACCCATCCGGAAGGCTGGCTGTTCCTGGGCACGTATTCGCTGGCTCACATCACCTCAGCGGCCATATCCCGTGCCTTTGGCGATGCGCTGAAGCGAGCGCAAATCTCCAAAGAGGTCTCGATCCACTCCTTGCGCCATTCGTTTGCGACCCATTTGTTGGAGGATGGAGTTTCCCTGCTGCAAATCAAAGAATTGCTGGGACATGCCAGCATCCGTTCCACGACGGTGTATTTGCACTTGGCAAATGTCACCTCTGGGATGCTTAGTCCACTTGATCGCCCGCCATCCACGGATAAAGGGAACATCAGTGCCCATGCCTGA
- a CDS encoding IS91 family transposase yields MPELQDIFAQYADSYAKRHPLSLEQGKVVRAIQNCRTAALGGHVDECDHCGYTHISYNSCRNRHCPKCQTLTKERWIQAQKANLLQVGYFHVVFTLPEELNPVAYQNPEVVYNLLFKAASETLTELAADRTYLGAQIGFTAVLHTWGQNLMLHPHLHCIVPGGGLTTDGRWVNSRKKFFLPIKVLSRKFRGKFLFHLKRATLALHGSLEPLRDGDRFREWMSSLYQKEWVVYCKPPFKTPAHVVEYLGRYTHRVAISNQRILRAEDGKVTFRWRDYRDGNRQKEMTLTAEEFIRRFLMHVLPKGFTRIRHYGLLSPRNRKTKLSLCRRLTKSNCMPVPKLSAVELFIQLTGKDFTVCPRCGVGHLTRAAPILKTA; encoded by the coding sequence ATGCCTGAACTCCAAGACATCTTCGCCCAGTATGCTGACTCCTACGCAAAGAGGCACCCGCTCTCCCTCGAACAGGGGAAAGTGGTCCGGGCCATCCAGAACTGCCGCACCGCCGCCTTGGGAGGACATGTGGATGAGTGTGACCATTGCGGATACACGCATATCTCCTACAATTCCTGCCGCAACCGTCACTGTCCCAAATGTCAAACCCTGACCAAGGAACGCTGGATCCAAGCCCAGAAGGCGAACTTGCTGCAGGTCGGGTACTTTCATGTTGTGTTCACCCTTCCGGAGGAGCTGAATCCCGTTGCCTACCAGAACCCCGAGGTGGTGTACAACCTCTTGTTCAAGGCCGCTTCGGAAACCCTAACGGAGTTAGCGGCGGACCGCACCTATTTAGGGGCGCAGATCGGTTTTACGGCCGTCCTGCATACCTGGGGGCAGAACCTCATGCTCCACCCGCACCTGCACTGTATTGTTCCGGGAGGCGGGCTGACGACAGACGGACGCTGGGTGAACTCCCGCAAGAAGTTCTTCCTCCCCATCAAGGTGCTCTCGCGTAAATTTCGGGGCAAGTTTCTGTTCCATCTCAAGCGTGCAACGCTTGCACTCCATGGTTCCTTGGAGCCCCTGCGGGACGGGGACCGCTTTCGGGAATGGATGTCCTCCCTCTACCAGAAGGAATGGGTGGTCTATTGCAAGCCGCCGTTTAAGACGCCGGCTCATGTGGTGGAGTATCTCGGACGCTACACGCATCGGGTGGCGATTTCCAATCAGCGGATTCTTCGCGCGGAAGACGGGAAAGTCACCTTCCGGTGGCGGGACTACCGGGATGGAAATCGGCAAAAAGAGATGACATTGACGGCTGAAGAGTTCATCCGCAGGTTCTTGATGCATGTCTTACCCAAGGGGTTTACGAGAATTCGGCACTACGGATTGCTCAGTCCCAGAAACCGAAAGACGAAGCTGAGCCTTTGCCGCAGGTTAACGAAGAGCAACTGCATGCCGGTTCCCAAACTGTCTGCGGTTGAACTGTTTATCCAGTTGACGGGCAAGGATTTCACAGTGTGTCCCCGTTGCGGGGTGGGTCATCTGACGCGGGCGGCTCCCATCCTCAAAACTGCATAG
- a CDS encoding MerR family transcriptional regulator: protein MPSEPREYQISDLVQEFQISPRTIRYYEELGLVQPRRTAGNHRIYSRRDRARLKMILRGKMLGFSLREIAVLIQLYDIDPTEKRQYEEGLRYAYKHLEEVRHRIAELKLLEADLVEAIHAAETKYGELSAETNREETTRSENIKGVEPTHDG, encoded by the coding sequence GTGCCGTCGGAACCACGAGAATACCAAATTTCCGACCTCGTTCAGGAGTTTCAGATCAGTCCGAGAACGATTCGGTATTATGAGGAACTCGGACTTGTTCAGCCCCGCCGCACCGCCGGCAACCACCGCATCTATTCTCGTCGCGACCGGGCCAGGCTTAAAATGATCCTTCGCGGGAAGATGCTCGGCTTTTCCTTGCGGGAAATCGCCGTTTTGATCCAACTCTACGACATTGATCCGACGGAAAAGCGCCAGTACGAAGAAGGGTTGCGTTATGCCTACAAACATCTGGAAGAGGTGCGCCATCGCATCGCCGAGCTAAAATTGTTGGAGGCCGATCTGGTCGAAGCCATTCATGCCGCTGAAACAAAATACGGGGAGTTGTCGGCCGAAACGAACCGGGAAGAAACGACCCGAAGCGAAAACATCAAAGGAGTGGAGCCGACCCATGACGGATAA
- a CDS encoding enoyl-CoA hydratase/isomerase family protein — MTDKVTYEHRGSVAVITINRPEKLNCIDGETAEGLYAAWTRFRDDPAALVAILTGAGTAFSTGADLAAVDTLGPEDQYDPDFVYSGRGYLGFTRLTDVFKPTIAAINGYCFAGGMEMAAWCDIRIASSNAEFGLLERRWNVPLVDGGTQRLPRILGWGRAMDLMLTGRRIDARTAYDWGFVTEITEPDQLQDRAIALAEQIAAYPQGSLRTDKQAALRGWGLSLEESLRIETQLGMPHVRSEETREGLDRFRQRKRKDSRRT, encoded by the coding sequence ATGACGGATAAAGTGACGTATGAACACCGGGGGTCCGTGGCGGTCATCACCATCAATCGCCCGGAAAAGTTGAATTGTATCGACGGCGAAACGGCGGAGGGACTTTATGCGGCCTGGACGCGGTTCCGCGATGATCCGGCAGCGTTGGTGGCGATTCTCACCGGGGCGGGCACCGCTTTCAGCACGGGCGCGGATTTGGCCGCGGTGGACACGCTCGGACCCGAAGATCAATATGACCCCGACTTCGTGTACAGCGGTCGAGGATATCTCGGCTTTACCCGACTCACCGACGTGTTCAAACCGACCATCGCCGCGATCAACGGCTACTGCTTTGCGGGCGGTATGGAGATGGCGGCCTGGTGTGACATCCGCATCGCATCGTCCAACGCCGAGTTTGGGTTACTCGAACGCCGATGGAATGTGCCGCTGGTCGACGGGGGAACGCAGCGATTGCCGCGCATCCTGGGCTGGGGGCGTGCGATGGACCTCATGCTGACCGGGCGAAGAATCGACGCCCGGACCGCATATGATTGGGGTTTTGTCACCGAAATCACCGAACCGGATCAACTGCAGGACCGGGCGATTGCTCTGGCCGAACAGATTGCCGCCTATCCGCAAGGTTCGCTCCGGACAGACAAGCAGGCGGCACTGCGAGGCTGGGGTTTGTCCCTTGAGGAAAGTCTGCGCATCGAAACCCAACTCGGCATGCCGCACGTCCGCAGCGAGGAAACGCGAGAAGGACTCGACCGATTTCGGCAGCGCAAGCGGAAGGATTCCCGCAGGACCTGA
- a CDS encoding class I adenylate-forming enzyme family protein yields MMIASELIRRGAVYFANEHAVRFGDTSLTFSEVYGYANRLANFLLHLGLQKGDRVAFLLANSAHSVAIDFAMILSGLVRVPLNTRLSLRELEHMVRETEAKALIFSENFTQQADHLRQHVPTLRWPILIEGMANADWMLAAQAEMVRYTDDEPSVKLSETDPVTIQYTSGTTGQLKAAVHTQGTWSAITTNILTAIRIDRGDIMLHAAPLTHASGTLVLPHWIRGATNAILPGFKPAEFLEAVKRIRPTTLNLVPTMITMLLAHPDVADVSFASVRQIIYGASPMPSETLKRAISLWGHIFIQYYGQTECPLILTVLDIDDHKRALSDPQAEHILLSCGRPTAVTELQILDEQGKPVPPGEIGEIAVRSTQQMIGYFQAPELTADTIKDGWVHTRDMGYVDTEGYVYLVDRKSDMIISGGFNIYPREVEEVLYKHPAVLEAAVVGIPHDQWGEVGKAFVVLKEGQSATEEALIEHCRKYLAGYKRPHSIEFVDHLPKSAVGKVVRRLLREPYWAGRPRRI; encoded by the coding sequence ATGATGATCGCGAGCGAATTGATCCGCAGGGGAGCCGTCTATTTTGCCAATGAACATGCCGTCAGGTTCGGCGATACGTCACTAACATTTTCGGAAGTGTACGGCTACGCCAACCGGTTGGCAAATTTCTTGCTTCATCTGGGACTTCAAAAAGGCGATCGCGTGGCATTCTTGTTGGCCAACTCGGCGCACAGCGTGGCGATTGATTTCGCGATGATTCTATCCGGGTTGGTACGGGTTCCGCTCAATACCCGGCTGTCGCTCCGCGAGCTGGAACACATGGTACGGGAAACCGAAGCAAAAGCACTGATCTTTTCCGAAAATTTTACTCAACAGGCGGATCACTTGCGGCAACATGTTCCGACGCTCCGGTGGCCGATCCTCATCGAGGGTATGGCGAATGCGGACTGGATGCTGGCCGCGCAAGCAGAAATGGTGCGTTATACCGATGATGAACCGAGCGTGAAACTGTCCGAAACCGACCCGGTAACGATTCAGTACACGTCGGGCACCACAGGACAGTTGAAGGCGGCTGTGCACACCCAAGGCACTTGGAGCGCAATCACCACCAATATTTTAACGGCTATCCGAATCGATCGCGGCGATATCATGCTGCACGCCGCACCACTCACCCACGCATCCGGCACCCTCGTCCTGCCGCACTGGATTCGCGGTGCGACCAACGCGATTTTGCCCGGATTTAAGCCGGCGGAGTTCCTTGAAGCGGTCAAACGTATTCGGCCGACAACCCTCAACCTCGTCCCGACAATGATCACCATGCTCTTGGCACACCCTGACGTGGCCGATGTATCTTTTGCTTCGGTTCGTCAAATCATTTACGGTGCCTCGCCGATGCCGTCCGAGACCCTGAAAAGGGCGATCAGCTTATGGGGGCATATATTTATTCAATATTATGGACAAACTGAATGTCCGCTGATTTTAACGGTCTTGGACATCGACGATCACAAGCGCGCGTTGTCCGACCCGCAAGCCGAACACATCCTCCTCTCTTGCGGAAGGCCGACCGCCGTTACCGAGCTTCAAATTCTTGATGAACAGGGAAAACCGGTACCCCCGGGCGAAATCGGCGAGATCGCGGTCCGCTCGACCCAGCAAATGATCGGCTATTTCCAGGCACCGGAACTGACCGCGGATACGATCAAAGACGGATGGGTTCATACCCGCGATATGGGGTACGTCGATACCGAGGGATATGTCTATCTGGTCGATCGAAAGTCCGACATGATTATCAGCGGCGGGTTCAATATCTATCCCCGGGAAGTCGAGGAAGTTTTGTACAAGCATCCCGCAGTGTTGGAGGCCGCAGTGGTGGGCATTCCCCACGATCAATGGGGCGAAGTGGGAAAGGCATTTGTGGTGCTGAAAGAAGGGCAAAGCGCAACCGAAGAGGCGCTGATCGAGCATTGCCGAAAATATTTGGCCGGGTATAAACGCCCCCATTCGATCGAGTTTGTCGACCATCTCCCCAAGAGCGCGGTCGGCAAAGTGGTGCGCCGCCTGTTGCGGGAACCCTACTGGGCGGGACGGCCGCGGCGCATTTAA